In Carya illinoinensis cultivar Pawnee chromosome 7, C.illinoinensisPawnee_v1, whole genome shotgun sequence, the following are encoded in one genomic region:
- the LOC122316485 gene encoding protein TRANSPORT INHIBITOR RESPONSE 1-like codes for MPRMGYSFPEEVLEHVFSFIQSDEDRNAISEVCRSWHDIERWSRRRVFVGNCYAISPTMVIRRFPEVRSVKLKGKPHFADFNLVPEGWGGYVAPWISAMASAYPWLEEIRLKRMVITDESLELISKSFKNFKVLVLSSCEGFSTDGLAAIAANCRNLRELDLGESEVEDLSGHWLSRFPDNYTSMVSLNIACLGWEVSFSALERLVGRCPNLRTLRLNRAVPLDKLANLLCRAPQLVELGTGAYSSELRPDVFSNLSGAFSGCKELKSLSGFWDVVPGYLPAVYPICSKLKSLNLSYATIQSPELIKLVSQCQNLQRLWVLDYIEDAGLDALAASCKDLRELRVFPSDPFGQEPNVPLTEQGLVSVSEGCPKLQSVLYFCRQMSNAALMTIARNRPNMTRFRLCIIEPHTPDYLTLQPLDVGFGAIVEHCKDLRRLSLSGLLTDRVFEYIGTHAKKLEMLSVAFAGESDLGLHHILSGCDNLRKLEIRDCPFGDKALLANAAKLETMRSLWMSSCSVSFGACKLLGQKMPGLNVEVIDERGPPDLRPESCPIDKLYVYRTVSGPRFDMPGFVWTMAENPALRLS; via the exons ATGCCGAGAATGGGGTACTCGTTCCCGGAGGAGGTGCTGGAGCATGTGTTCTCGTTCATACAGAGCGACGAGGACCGGAACGCGATCTCGGAGGTGTGCAGGTCGTGGCACGATATTGAGCGGTGGAGCAGGAGGCGGGTTTTCGTTGGCAACTGCTACGCTATCAGCCCCACGATGGTGATCCGACGGTTCCCCGAGGTTCGGTCCGTTAAGCTCAAGGGGAAGCCGCACTTTGCTGACTTCAACCTCGTCCCCGAAGGCTGGGGAGGCTACGTGGCCCCCTGGATCTCTGCCATGGCCTCGGCCTACCCTTGGCTCGAAGAGATTCGGCTGAAACGTATGGTTATCACGGACGAGAGCTTGGAGCTCATTTCCAAGTCCTTCAAGAACTTTAAGGTCCTCGTGCTGTCGTCATGCGAGGGCTTCAGCACCGACGGCCTCGCCGCCATTGCTGCCAATTGCAG GAATTTGAGAGAACTGGACTTGGGGGAAAGTGAAGTGGAAGACCTGAGTGGGCACTGGCTGAGTCGTTTCCCTGATAACTACACCTCAATGGTGTCCCTTAACATTGCCTGCTTAGGGTGGGAGGTGAGTTTCTCTGCCTTGGAGCGCCTGGTGGGTAGGTGCCCCAACCTGAGGACTCTGCGGCTTAACCGTGCGGTGCCCCTTGACAAGCTTGCAAACCTACTTTGTCGGGCACCTCAGCTTGTTGAGTTGGGCACGGGGGCATACTCATCTGAGTTGCGACCTGACGTATTCTCAAACCTATCAGGAGCTTTCTCTGGATGCAAGGAACTTAAGAGCCTGTCTGGTTTTTGGGATGTAGTTCCAGGCTATCTTCCAGCTGTTTATCCTATCTGCTCCAAGTTAAAATCATTGAACTTGAGCTATGCTACCATCCAGAGCCCTGAGCTTATCAAGCTAGTTAGCCAATGTCAGAACTTGCAGCGCTTATGG GTTCTGGATTACATTGAAGATGCTGGCCTTGATGCCCTTGCAGCATCTTGCAAGGATCTACGCGAATTGAGGGTATTTCCATCTGATCCGTTTGGACAAGAACCAAATGTGCCATTGACGGAACAGGGCCTTGTTTCTGTTTCTGAAGGCTGTCCTAAGCTCCAATCGGTTCTCTACTTCTGCCGGCAAATGTCTAATGCAGCCTTAATGACTATTGCCAGGAATCGACCAAACATGACCAGGTTTCGTCTTTGTATCATTGAGCCCCATACTCCTGATTACCTTACCCTTCAACCACTTGATGTGGGATTTGGAGCCATTGTGGAGCACTGCAAGGATCTACGACGTCTATCCCTTTCTGGTCTTCTCACTGATCGTGTGTTTGAGTACATTGGGACACATGCCAAAAAACTAGAGATGCTCTCCGTGGCTTTTGCTGGAGAAAGTGATTTGGGACTCCATCACATACTGTCAGGTTGTGATAATCTTAGGAAGCTGGAGATTAGGGACTGTCCTTTTGGTGACAAGGCTCTTTTGGCCAATGCTGCGAAGCTGGAGACAATGCGATCCCTTTGGATGTCTTCTTGCTCTGTAAGTTTTGGAGCATGTAAGCTGCTTGGTCAGAAGATGCCAGGGCTTAATGTTGAGGTTATTGATGAGAGGGGACCCCCAGATTTAAGACCGGAAAGCTGCCCCATTGACAAGCTTTACGTATATAGGACAGTTTCTGGGCCAAGGTTTGACATGCCTGGATTTGTTTGGACAATGGCTGAAAATCCTGCATTGAGGCTTTCTTGA
- the LOC122315296 gene encoding bidirectional sugar transporter N3-like: MATIHVDHPMMSIVFGLLGNIVSFLVYLAPVPTFYRIYRIKSTQGFQSLPYSVALFSAMLTLYYAFLKNHEILLITINSIGCAIESIYLVLFMIYAPGRARIYTAKLLVLFNVGLLGLIILCTSLIRGSSLRRTAVGWTCAVCSVCVFAAPLSVMRLVIQTKSVEFMPFSLSFFLTISATMWFSYGLSLKDLFIATPNILGFILGMTQMILYVIYMDRPKDLIFPEMNIQLDVPSGPATTANEHELQLSTTQTTEIIIHIQTEDTTQNINTGAGTTAPPIEPSDQEFNNNV; the protein is encoded by the exons ATGGCAACGATCCATGTTGATCATCCCATGATGTCTATTGTTTTCGGCCTTCTTG GTAACATCGTGTCATTCCTCGTATATCTAGCCCCAGT GCCAACCTTTTACAGGATATACAGGATAAAATCAACACAAGGATTCCAATCGCTGCCTTATTCAGTTGCACTATTTAGCGCGATGCTGACGCTTTACTATGCCTTCCTGAAAAACCATGAAATTTTGCTCATCACCATCAACTCCATCGGCTGTGCCATTGAATCCATTTACCTAGTCTTGTTCATGATATATGCACCAGGGAGAGCTAGG ATATATACCGCAAAGCTGCTTGTCTTGTTTAACGTAGGGCTTTTGGGCTTGATCATACTCTGCACATCCCTCATTCGAGGAAGTTCTCTCCGGCGTACAGCTGTTGGATGGACTTGTGCGGTTTGTTCTGTTTGTGTTTTTGCTGCTCCTCTCAGTGTCATG agGCTGGTTATACAAACAAAGAGCGTGGAATTCATGCCATTTTCACTATCATTCTTCTTGACAATCAGTGCTACGATGTGGTTCTCCTATGGTCTATCCCTAAAGGATCTCTTCATAGCG ACACCAAACATACTAGGTTTCATATTGGGGATGACTCAGATGATACTGTACGTCATTTACATGGACAGGCCGAAAGATCTAATCTTTCCAGAAATGAACATCCAATTAGATGTACCAAGTGGCCCTGCTACTACAGCAAATGAACATGAGCTCCAGTTGAGCACAACACAGACAACAGAGATTATTATCCATATTCAAACGGAAGACACAACACAGAATATTAATACAGGCGCCGGTACTACTGCACCTCCTATTGAGCCAAGTGATCAGGAATTCAATAATAATGTGTGA
- the LOC122316289 gene encoding uncharacterized protein LOC122316289, translated as MNLLSWNCRGLGNPQTVSFLKLLVKEKNPSMIFLMETKCGKGRLEEVRRILGFESCLTVESRGSAGGLAILWKNNTKVSIYNYSRWHISAHVLNLVGDQTWLFTGFYGHPETSRRRSSWEFLKELKPLDPTPWLCSGDFNELTCQAEKVGGPPRPYRQMEMFREALEWCSLNRLRIEGPMFTWTNNRNGINHTKEMLDRALGNPAWLQMFNNASCVVLPAVKSDHSPLNVCLDCKGNLGTSKARIFRFEAAWNLKERCNSTIKKGWGLAAPGISHTDRITRRLRNCSSELKKWNSAENRRSGIK; from the coding sequence ATGAACCTTTtgagctggaactgccgagggcttgggaaccctcagacAGTTAGCTTCCTTAAGCTTCTGGTTAAGGAAAAGAACCCATCCATGATCTTCCTCATGGAAACTAAGTGTGGTAAAGGAAGACTGGAAGAAGTTAGAAGAATCCTTGGGTTTGAGTCCTGCCTAACAGTTGAGAGTAGAGGCAGTGCTGGTGGCTTGGCTATATTGTGGAAGAATAACACTAAGGTGTCCATATACAATTACTCAAGATGGCATATTAGTGCCCATGTATTGAACTTGGTAGGGGACCAGACCTGGTTATTCACAGGCTTCTATGGTCACCCAGAGACATCAAGAAGAAGGAGTAGCTGGGAATTCCTAAAAGAACTTAAACCTCTAGACCCGACACCTTGGCTATGTAGTGGTGACTTCAATGAGTTGACCTGCCAGGCAGAGAAAGTGGGAGGACCTCCAAGACCATATAGACAAATGGAGATGTTCAGAGAAGCCCTTGAGTGGTGTTCCCTGAACAGGCTAAGGATAGAAGGACCAATGTTCACCTGGACTAACAACAGGAATGGCATAAATCATACTAAAGAAATGCTTGACCGAGCCTTAGGCAACCCAGCCTGGCTTCAAATGTTTAATAATGCCTCCTGTGTGGTATTACCTGCAGTAAAATCAGACCATTCACCTCTGAATGTTTGTTTAGACTGCAAAGGGAACTTGGGAACTAGCAAGGCCAgaattttcagatttgaagctGCATGGAACCTGAAGGAAAGGTGTAACTCTACTATAAAGAAAGGGTGGGGATTGGCTGCTCCAGGCATTAGCCATACTGACAGGATAACCAGAAGACTTAGAAACTGCAGCTCAGAATTGAAGAAGTGGAATTCGGCAGAGAATAGAAGatcagggataaaatga